One genomic region from Streptomyces sp. NBC_00457 encodes:
- a CDS encoding glycoside hydrolase family 6 protein, whose translation MSRTRTAMLAALALVAGASGTALAVDTGGMETAAVPCTVDYKVQNQWDTGFTTAVTVTNNGAAKSTWAVKWSYAGNQKITNGWNAKFSQSGAAVTAANESYNGTLAAGGSISFGFNASYSGSNALPTTFTLDGVTCNVDGGGGPTDPPDPTGPKVDNPYAGAKVYVNPEWSANAAAEPGGSRIANQPTGVWLDRIAAINGAGGKMGLRAHLDEALTQKGSGELVVQLVIYNLPGRDCAALASNGELGPTEIDRYKTEYIDPIAAILADPKYAALRIVTTVEIDSLPNLVTNTGSRPTATPECDVMKANGNYVKGVGYALNKLGDAPNVYNYVDAGHHGWIGWDDNFAPSAQLFKEAASAEGATVNDVHGFITNTANYSALKENNFTINDNVAGKSVRESKWVDWNRYVDELSFAQAFRTQLVSVGFNSGIGMLIDTSRNGWGGSARPAGPGPQTSVDAYVDGGRYDRRLNPGNWCNQSGAGLGERPQAAPASGIDAYVWMKPPGESDGSSKFIENPDGKGFDRMCDPTYEGNPRNNYNMSGALPDAPISGAWFSAQFQQLMQNAYPPLS comes from the coding sequence ATGAGTCGTACCAGAACAGCGATGCTCGCCGCCCTGGCGCTGGTCGCCGGGGCCTCCGGGACGGCGTTGGCCGTCGACACCGGTGGCATGGAGACGGCGGCCGTCCCCTGCACCGTCGACTACAAGGTGCAGAACCAGTGGGACACCGGCTTCACCACCGCCGTGACGGTCACCAACAACGGCGCCGCCAAGTCCACTTGGGCGGTCAAGTGGTCGTACGCCGGAAACCAGAAGATCACCAACGGCTGGAACGCGAAGTTCAGTCAGAGCGGGGCCGCCGTCACCGCCGCCAACGAGTCCTACAACGGGACGCTGGCGGCCGGCGGTTCGATCAGCTTCGGCTTCAACGCCTCGTACAGCGGGAGCAACGCGCTGCCGACGACCTTCACCCTCGACGGCGTGACCTGCAACGTCGACGGCGGTGGCGGCCCCACGGATCCGCCGGACCCGACGGGACCGAAGGTCGACAACCCGTACGCGGGCGCCAAGGTGTATGTGAACCCGGAGTGGTCCGCGAACGCCGCCGCCGAGCCGGGCGGCAGCCGGATCGCCAACCAGCCGACCGGTGTGTGGCTCGACCGGATCGCCGCCATCAACGGAGCGGGCGGCAAGATGGGGCTGCGCGCCCACCTCGACGAGGCCCTGACGCAGAAGGGCAGCGGCGAGCTCGTCGTCCAGCTGGTGATCTACAACTTGCCCGGACGGGACTGCGCGGCCCTCGCCTCCAACGGTGAGCTCGGCCCGACGGAGATCGACCGGTACAAGACCGAGTACATCGACCCGATCGCCGCGATCCTCGCCGACCCGAAGTACGCCGCGCTGCGGATCGTCACCACCGTCGAGATCGACTCGCTGCCCAACCTCGTCACCAACACCGGAAGCCGCCCGACGGCCACCCCTGAGTGCGATGTGATGAAGGCCAACGGCAACTACGTCAAGGGCGTCGGCTACGCGCTCAACAAGCTCGGTGACGCGCCCAACGTCTACAACTACGTGGACGCCGGGCACCACGGCTGGATCGGCTGGGACGACAACTTCGCGCCGTCCGCCCAGCTCTTCAAGGAGGCGGCGTCGGCCGAGGGCGCCACGGTCAACGACGTCCACGGCTTCATCACCAACACGGCCAACTACAGCGCCCTGAAGGAGAACAACTTCACCATCAACGACAACGTGGCCGGCAAGTCCGTCCGCGAGTCGAAGTGGGTCGACTGGAACCGGTACGTCGACGAGCTGTCCTTCGCCCAGGCCTTCCGCACTCAGCTGGTCTCGGTCGGCTTCAACTCGGGTATCGGCATGCTGATCGACACGTCGCGCAACGGCTGGGGCGGTAGCGCACGGCCCGCCGGTCCCGGTCCGCAGACCAGCGTGGACGCGTATGTCGACGGCGGCCGCTACGACCGTCGCTTGAACCCGGGTAACTGGTGCAACCAGTCGGGCGCCGGTCTCGGCGAGCGTCCGCAGGCCGCGCCGGCCTCCGGCATCGACGCGTATGTGTGGATGAAGCCGCCGGGTGAGTCCGACGGTTCGAGCAAGTTCATCGAGAACCCTGACGGCAAGGGCTTCGACCGGATGTGCGACCCGACGTACGAGGGCAATCCTCGGAACAACTACAACATGTCGGGGGCGTTGCCGGATGCGCCGATTTCGGGGGCCTGGTTCTCTGCGCAGTTCCAACAGCTGATGCAGAACGCGTATCCGCCGTTGTCGTAG